The following coding sequences are from one Vicugna pacos chromosome 11, VicPac4, whole genome shotgun sequence window:
- the TBCE gene encoding tubulin-specific chaperone E isoform X2, translating into MTMTDTLTSDVIGRRVEVNGEHATVRFSGVVPPVAGHWLGVEWDNPERGKHDGSHEGTVYFKCRHPTGGSFIRPNKVNFGVDFLTAIKNRYVLEGELEEEEEEEIVTIGNKPVETVGFDSVVKQQSQLSKLQEVSLRSCAVNGAGDRGGIAAACPNIRSIDLSKNLLSSWDEVVAIADQLRRLEVLNLSENKLTFPSGSPPPSGTFSALKELVLNRTGITWAQVLCCASGWPVLEKLYLESNNIIISERPVDVLQTVKLLDLSSNQLIDENQLFLIAHLPRLEQLILSDIGISSIHFPDAGIGCKTSMFPSLQYLVLNDNQISHWSVISELDKLPSLHALSCARNPLTEGGRDAQTTRQLIIARVGQLRTLNKCAVEPEERRGAELDYRKAFGAEWKAAGGHQDPGRDRPSADFLAAHPRYQLLCRKYGAPEDGELKTQQPFRLKNQLLTLKIKCPNELDQEVVEKPLPESMTIQKVKGFLSRLLKVPVAQLLLSYESPKMPGREIELENDQQSLQFYSVENGDCLLVRW; encoded by the exons GACACTGGTTAGGAGTGGAATGGGACAATCCTGAGAGAGGAAAGCATGATGGAAGCCACGAAGGGACTGTGTATTTTAAATGCAG GCACCCAACAGGGGGATCCTTCATTCGTCCAAATAAAGTAAATTTTGGAGTAGACTTTCTCACTGCAATTAAAAACCGCTATGTGTTAGAAGGAGaactggaggaagaggaagaagaggaaattgtGACAATTGGCAATAAACCTGTAGAAACTGTTGGTTTTGACTCTGTTGTAAAACAGCAGAG TCAGCTGAGCAAGTTGCAAGAAGTGTCCCTGAGGAGCTGCGCAGTAAACGGTGCTGGGGACCGAGGAGGAATTGCGGCCGCCTGCCCTA ATATTAGAAGCATAGATTTGTCAAAAAATCTACTGTCATCATGGGATGAAGTCGTAGCAATTGCCGACCAGCTCAGACGCCTGGAAGTTCTTAACCTCAG tgaaaataaactgacatttccCTCTGGCTCACCACCTCCATCCGGAACATTCTCTGCACTGAAGGAGCTGGTCCTGAACCGGACGGGGATAACCTGGGCTCAG GTGCTCTGCTGTGCCTCTGGGTGGCCAGTCCTGGAGAAGCTGTACCTTGAGTCCAACAATATCATCATTTCAGAAAG GCCCGTGGATGTTCTGCAGACGGTCAAGTTACTAGACCTTTCCTCTAATCAATTAATTGATGAAAACCAGCTGTTTCTAATAGCACATCTGCCCAG ATTAGAGCAGCTCATCCTTTCTGACATTGGGATTTCTTCCATACATTTTCCGGATGCTGGAATTG GGTGCAAGACGTCCATGTTCCCGTCCTTGCAGTACCTCGTTCTAAATGACAATCAGATATCACAC TGGTCGGTTATCAGTGAGCTGGACAAGTTGCCGAGCCTGCACGCCCTGTCGTGCGCCAGGAACCCCCTGACCGAGGGCGGCAGAGACGCGCAGACCACCCGCCAGCTCATCATCGCCAGGGTCGGTCAGCTCCGAACCCTCAACAAGTGCGCG GTTGAGCCCGAGGAGAGGCGCGGCGCGGAGCTCGACTACCGGAAGGCGTTCGGGGCCGAGTGGAAGGCGGCCGGCGGCCACCAGGACCCGGGCCGGGACCGGCCGAGCGCGGACTTCCTGGCCGCTCACCCCCGGTACCAGCTCCTCTGCCGCA AATACGGTGCACCTGAGGATGGGGAGCTCAAAACGCAACAGCCATTTCGGCTCAAAAACCAGCTACTAA CCCTGAAGATAAAATGTCCTAATGAACTTGATCAGGAAGTCGTAGAGAAGCCCCTGCCAG AATCCAtgaccatccagaaggtgaaaggCTTCCTGTCGCGTCTCCTCAAGGTCCCCGTGGCGCAGCTGCTCCTGTCCTACGAAAGTCCCAAA ATGCCGGGCAGGGAGATTGAACTAGAAAATGACCAACAGTCATTACAGTTTTATTCTGTGGAAAACGGAGACTGTCTGTTAGTGCGATGGTAA
- the TBCE gene encoding tubulin-specific chaperone E isoform X1 yields the protein MTMTDTLTSDVIGRRVEVNGEHATVRFSGVVPPVAGHWLGVEWDNPERGKHDGSHEGTVYFKCRHPTGGSFIRPNKVNFGVDFLTAIKNRYVLEGELEEEEEEEIVTIGNKPVETVGFDSVVKQQSQLSKLQEVSLRSCAVNGAGDRGGIAAACPNIRSIDLSKNLLSSWDEVVAIADQLRRLEVLNLSENKLTFPSGSPPPSGTFSALKELVLNRTGITWAQVLCCASGWPVLEKLYLESNNIIISERPVDVLQTVKLLDLSSNQLIDENQLFLIAHLPRLEQLILSDIGISSIHFPDAGIGCKTSMFPSLQYLVLNDNQISHWSVISELDKLPSLHALSCARNPLTEGGRDAQTTRQLIIARVGQLRTLNKCAVEPEERRGAELDYRKAFGAEWKAAGGHQDPGRDRPSADFLAAHPRYQLLCRKYGAPEDGELKTQQPFRLKNQLLTLKIKCPNELDQEVVEKPLPESMTIQKVKGFLSRLLKVPVAQLLLSYESPKVSRPAEHAVSESPACRAVECHLCPRALSGTTFLCSEGRARNRLGHICLNHPLSVLILDAGQGD from the exons GACACTGGTTAGGAGTGGAATGGGACAATCCTGAGAGAGGAAAGCATGATGGAAGCCACGAAGGGACTGTGTATTTTAAATGCAG GCACCCAACAGGGGGATCCTTCATTCGTCCAAATAAAGTAAATTTTGGAGTAGACTTTCTCACTGCAATTAAAAACCGCTATGTGTTAGAAGGAGaactggaggaagaggaagaagaggaaattgtGACAATTGGCAATAAACCTGTAGAAACTGTTGGTTTTGACTCTGTTGTAAAACAGCAGAG TCAGCTGAGCAAGTTGCAAGAAGTGTCCCTGAGGAGCTGCGCAGTAAACGGTGCTGGGGACCGAGGAGGAATTGCGGCCGCCTGCCCTA ATATTAGAAGCATAGATTTGTCAAAAAATCTACTGTCATCATGGGATGAAGTCGTAGCAATTGCCGACCAGCTCAGACGCCTGGAAGTTCTTAACCTCAG tgaaaataaactgacatttccCTCTGGCTCACCACCTCCATCCGGAACATTCTCTGCACTGAAGGAGCTGGTCCTGAACCGGACGGGGATAACCTGGGCTCAG GTGCTCTGCTGTGCCTCTGGGTGGCCAGTCCTGGAGAAGCTGTACCTTGAGTCCAACAATATCATCATTTCAGAAAG GCCCGTGGATGTTCTGCAGACGGTCAAGTTACTAGACCTTTCCTCTAATCAATTAATTGATGAAAACCAGCTGTTTCTAATAGCACATCTGCCCAG ATTAGAGCAGCTCATCCTTTCTGACATTGGGATTTCTTCCATACATTTTCCGGATGCTGGAATTG GGTGCAAGACGTCCATGTTCCCGTCCTTGCAGTACCTCGTTCTAAATGACAATCAGATATCACAC TGGTCGGTTATCAGTGAGCTGGACAAGTTGCCGAGCCTGCACGCCCTGTCGTGCGCCAGGAACCCCCTGACCGAGGGCGGCAGAGACGCGCAGACCACCCGCCAGCTCATCATCGCCAGGGTCGGTCAGCTCCGAACCCTCAACAAGTGCGCG GTTGAGCCCGAGGAGAGGCGCGGCGCGGAGCTCGACTACCGGAAGGCGTTCGGGGCCGAGTGGAAGGCGGCCGGCGGCCACCAGGACCCGGGCCGGGACCGGCCGAGCGCGGACTTCCTGGCCGCTCACCCCCGGTACCAGCTCCTCTGCCGCA AATACGGTGCACCTGAGGATGGGGAGCTCAAAACGCAACAGCCATTTCGGCTCAAAAACCAGCTACTAA CCCTGAAGATAAAATGTCCTAATGAACTTGATCAGGAAGTCGTAGAGAAGCCCCTGCCAG AATCCAtgaccatccagaaggtgaaaggCTTCCTGTCGCGTCTCCTCAAGGTCCCCGTGGCGCAGCTGCTCCTGTCCTACGAAAGTCCCAAAGTAAGTCGCCCAGCAGAACATGCAGTCAGCGAGTCCCCGGCGTGCCGTGCTGTTGAGTGCCACCTCTGCCCACGCGCTCTAAGTGGAACCACATTTCTGTGCTCAGAGGGGAGGGCACGGAACAGGCTGGGTCACATCTGTCTTAATCACCCCCTGTCTGTTCTAATTTTAGATGCCGGGCAGGGAGATTGA
- the TBCE gene encoding tubulin-specific chaperone E isoform X3, translating into MTMTDTLTSDVIGRRVEVNGEHATVRFSGVVPPVAGHWLGVEWDNPERGKHDGSHEGTVYFKCRHPTGGSFIRPNKVNFGVDFLTAIKNRYVLEGELEEEEEEEIVTIGNKPVETVGFDSVVKQQSENKLTFPSGSPPPSGTFSALKELVLNRTGITWAQVLCCASGWPVLEKLYLESNNIIISERPVDVLQTVKLLDLSSNQLIDENQLFLIAHLPRLEQLILSDIGISSIHFPDAGIGCKTSMFPSLQYLVLNDNQISHWSVISELDKLPSLHALSCARNPLTEGGRDAQTTRQLIIARVGQLRTLNKCAVEPEERRGAELDYRKAFGAEWKAAGGHQDPGRDRPSADFLAAHPRYQLLCRKYGAPEDGELKTQQPFRLKNQLLTLKIKCPNELDQEVVEKPLPESMTIQKVKGFLSRLLKVPVAQLLLSYESPKVSRPAEHAVSESPACRAVECHLCPRALSGTTFLCSEGRARNRLGHICLNHPLSVLILDAGQGD; encoded by the exons GACACTGGTTAGGAGTGGAATGGGACAATCCTGAGAGAGGAAAGCATGATGGAAGCCACGAAGGGACTGTGTATTTTAAATGCAG GCACCCAACAGGGGGATCCTTCATTCGTCCAAATAAAGTAAATTTTGGAGTAGACTTTCTCACTGCAATTAAAAACCGCTATGTGTTAGAAGGAGaactggaggaagaggaagaagaggaaattgtGACAATTGGCAATAAACCTGTAGAAACTGTTGGTTTTGACTCTGTTGTAAAACAGCAGAG tgaaaataaactgacatttccCTCTGGCTCACCACCTCCATCCGGAACATTCTCTGCACTGAAGGAGCTGGTCCTGAACCGGACGGGGATAACCTGGGCTCAG GTGCTCTGCTGTGCCTCTGGGTGGCCAGTCCTGGAGAAGCTGTACCTTGAGTCCAACAATATCATCATTTCAGAAAG GCCCGTGGATGTTCTGCAGACGGTCAAGTTACTAGACCTTTCCTCTAATCAATTAATTGATGAAAACCAGCTGTTTCTAATAGCACATCTGCCCAG ATTAGAGCAGCTCATCCTTTCTGACATTGGGATTTCTTCCATACATTTTCCGGATGCTGGAATTG GGTGCAAGACGTCCATGTTCCCGTCCTTGCAGTACCTCGTTCTAAATGACAATCAGATATCACAC TGGTCGGTTATCAGTGAGCTGGACAAGTTGCCGAGCCTGCACGCCCTGTCGTGCGCCAGGAACCCCCTGACCGAGGGCGGCAGAGACGCGCAGACCACCCGCCAGCTCATCATCGCCAGGGTCGGTCAGCTCCGAACCCTCAACAAGTGCGCG GTTGAGCCCGAGGAGAGGCGCGGCGCGGAGCTCGACTACCGGAAGGCGTTCGGGGCCGAGTGGAAGGCGGCCGGCGGCCACCAGGACCCGGGCCGGGACCGGCCGAGCGCGGACTTCCTGGCCGCTCACCCCCGGTACCAGCTCCTCTGCCGCA AATACGGTGCACCTGAGGATGGGGAGCTCAAAACGCAACAGCCATTTCGGCTCAAAAACCAGCTACTAA CCCTGAAGATAAAATGTCCTAATGAACTTGATCAGGAAGTCGTAGAGAAGCCCCTGCCAG AATCCAtgaccatccagaaggtgaaaggCTTCCTGTCGCGTCTCCTCAAGGTCCCCGTGGCGCAGCTGCTCCTGTCCTACGAAAGTCCCAAAGTAAGTCGCCCAGCAGAACATGCAGTCAGCGAGTCCCCGGCGTGCCGTGCTGTTGAGTGCCACCTCTGCCCACGCGCTCTAAGTGGAACCACATTTCTGTGCTCAGAGGGGAGGGCACGGAACAGGCTGGGTCACATCTGTCTTAATCACCCCCTGTCTGTTCTAATTTTAGATGCCGGGCAGGGAGATTGA
- the TBCE gene encoding tubulin-specific chaperone E isoform X5 — protein sequence MCFSCSQLSKLQEVSLRSCAVNGAGDRGGIAAACPNIRSIDLSKNLLSSWDEVVAIADQLRRLEVLNLSENKLTFPSGSPPPSGTFSALKELVLNRTGITWAQVLCCASGWPVLEKLYLESNNIIISERPVDVLQTVKLLDLSSNQLIDENQLFLIAHLPRLEQLILSDIGISSIHFPDAGIGCKTSMFPSLQYLVLNDNQISHWSVISELDKLPSLHALSCARNPLTEGGRDAQTTRQLIIARVGQLRTLNKCAVEPEERRGAELDYRKAFGAEWKAAGGHQDPGRDRPSADFLAAHPRYQLLCRKYGAPEDGELKTQQPFRLKNQLLTLKIKCPNELDQEVVEKPLPESMTIQKVKGFLSRLLKVPVAQLLLSYESPKMPGREIELENDQQSLQFYSVENGDCLLVRW from the exons ATGTGTTTTTCATGCAGTCAGCTGAGCAAGTTGCAAGAAGTGTCCCTGAGGAGCTGCGCAGTAAACGGTGCTGGGGACCGAGGAGGAATTGCGGCCGCCTGCCCTA ATATTAGAAGCATAGATTTGTCAAAAAATCTACTGTCATCATGGGATGAAGTCGTAGCAATTGCCGACCAGCTCAGACGCCTGGAAGTTCTTAACCTCAG tgaaaataaactgacatttccCTCTGGCTCACCACCTCCATCCGGAACATTCTCTGCACTGAAGGAGCTGGTCCTGAACCGGACGGGGATAACCTGGGCTCAG GTGCTCTGCTGTGCCTCTGGGTGGCCAGTCCTGGAGAAGCTGTACCTTGAGTCCAACAATATCATCATTTCAGAAAG GCCCGTGGATGTTCTGCAGACGGTCAAGTTACTAGACCTTTCCTCTAATCAATTAATTGATGAAAACCAGCTGTTTCTAATAGCACATCTGCCCAG ATTAGAGCAGCTCATCCTTTCTGACATTGGGATTTCTTCCATACATTTTCCGGATGCTGGAATTG GGTGCAAGACGTCCATGTTCCCGTCCTTGCAGTACCTCGTTCTAAATGACAATCAGATATCACAC TGGTCGGTTATCAGTGAGCTGGACAAGTTGCCGAGCCTGCACGCCCTGTCGTGCGCCAGGAACCCCCTGACCGAGGGCGGCAGAGACGCGCAGACCACCCGCCAGCTCATCATCGCCAGGGTCGGTCAGCTCCGAACCCTCAACAAGTGCGCG GTTGAGCCCGAGGAGAGGCGCGGCGCGGAGCTCGACTACCGGAAGGCGTTCGGGGCCGAGTGGAAGGCGGCCGGCGGCCACCAGGACCCGGGCCGGGACCGGCCGAGCGCGGACTTCCTGGCCGCTCACCCCCGGTACCAGCTCCTCTGCCGCA AATACGGTGCACCTGAGGATGGGGAGCTCAAAACGCAACAGCCATTTCGGCTCAAAAACCAGCTACTAA CCCTGAAGATAAAATGTCCTAATGAACTTGATCAGGAAGTCGTAGAGAAGCCCCTGCCAG AATCCAtgaccatccagaaggtgaaaggCTTCCTGTCGCGTCTCCTCAAGGTCCCCGTGGCGCAGCTGCTCCTGTCCTACGAAAGTCCCAAA ATGCCGGGCAGGGAGATTGAACTAGAAAATGACCAACAGTCATTACAGTTTTATTCTGTGGAAAACGGAGACTGTCTGTTAGTGCGATGGTAA
- the TBCE gene encoding tubulin-specific chaperone E isoform X4, which yields MCFSCSQLSKLQEVSLRSCAVNGAGDRGGIAAACPNIRSIDLSKNLLSSWDEVVAIADQLRRLEVLNLSENKLTFPSGSPPPSGTFSALKELVLNRTGITWAQVLCCASGWPVLEKLYLESNNIIISERPVDVLQTVKLLDLSSNQLIDENQLFLIAHLPRLEQLILSDIGISSIHFPDAGIGCKTSMFPSLQYLVLNDNQISHWSVISELDKLPSLHALSCARNPLTEGGRDAQTTRQLIIARVGQLRTLNKCAVEPEERRGAELDYRKAFGAEWKAAGGHQDPGRDRPSADFLAAHPRYQLLCRKYGAPEDGELKTQQPFRLKNQLLTLKIKCPNELDQEVVEKPLPESMTIQKVKGFLSRLLKVPVAQLLLSYESPKVSRPAEHAVSESPACRAVECHLCPRALSGTTFLCSEGRARNRLGHICLNHPLSVLILDAGQGD from the exons ATGTGTTTTTCATGCAGTCAGCTGAGCAAGTTGCAAGAAGTGTCCCTGAGGAGCTGCGCAGTAAACGGTGCTGGGGACCGAGGAGGAATTGCGGCCGCCTGCCCTA ATATTAGAAGCATAGATTTGTCAAAAAATCTACTGTCATCATGGGATGAAGTCGTAGCAATTGCCGACCAGCTCAGACGCCTGGAAGTTCTTAACCTCAG tgaaaataaactgacatttccCTCTGGCTCACCACCTCCATCCGGAACATTCTCTGCACTGAAGGAGCTGGTCCTGAACCGGACGGGGATAACCTGGGCTCAG GTGCTCTGCTGTGCCTCTGGGTGGCCAGTCCTGGAGAAGCTGTACCTTGAGTCCAACAATATCATCATTTCAGAAAG GCCCGTGGATGTTCTGCAGACGGTCAAGTTACTAGACCTTTCCTCTAATCAATTAATTGATGAAAACCAGCTGTTTCTAATAGCACATCTGCCCAG ATTAGAGCAGCTCATCCTTTCTGACATTGGGATTTCTTCCATACATTTTCCGGATGCTGGAATTG GGTGCAAGACGTCCATGTTCCCGTCCTTGCAGTACCTCGTTCTAAATGACAATCAGATATCACAC TGGTCGGTTATCAGTGAGCTGGACAAGTTGCCGAGCCTGCACGCCCTGTCGTGCGCCAGGAACCCCCTGACCGAGGGCGGCAGAGACGCGCAGACCACCCGCCAGCTCATCATCGCCAGGGTCGGTCAGCTCCGAACCCTCAACAAGTGCGCG GTTGAGCCCGAGGAGAGGCGCGGCGCGGAGCTCGACTACCGGAAGGCGTTCGGGGCCGAGTGGAAGGCGGCCGGCGGCCACCAGGACCCGGGCCGGGACCGGCCGAGCGCGGACTTCCTGGCCGCTCACCCCCGGTACCAGCTCCTCTGCCGCA AATACGGTGCACCTGAGGATGGGGAGCTCAAAACGCAACAGCCATTTCGGCTCAAAAACCAGCTACTAA CCCTGAAGATAAAATGTCCTAATGAACTTGATCAGGAAGTCGTAGAGAAGCCCCTGCCAG AATCCAtgaccatccagaaggtgaaaggCTTCCTGTCGCGTCTCCTCAAGGTCCCCGTGGCGCAGCTGCTCCTGTCCTACGAAAGTCCCAAAGTAAGTCGCCCAGCAGAACATGCAGTCAGCGAGTCCCCGGCGTGCCGTGCTGTTGAGTGCCACCTCTGCCCACGCGCTCTAAGTGGAACCACATTTCTGTGCTCAGAGGGGAGGGCACGGAACAGGCTGGGTCACATCTGTCTTAATCACCCCCTGTCTGTTCTAATTTTAGATGCCGGGCAGGGAGATTGA